In Acidovorax sp. 106, the following proteins share a genomic window:
- a CDS encoding Shedu immune nuclease family protein — MANEEEIHRNKLTGKTYISPQVPTLNGPLRIASKVIDSEGAYYAKVKKEVVLRRAPTARTEIVAKFLEDDRKLTVLTLQQFNGNNGQPHRTNFSFVGSEIPRLLGFLNDIAEVEFKHTGAVNITDTELHRLVLSKAQAATLVHDNQEVFLEALKSEVTKDDIVALGYRKKQLGVFTQLLSDPEFFELCKKQKSIKGDEPLWQAYFEKNPWVFGYGLSYFYVTGFEERKLEQFVQGYDLLHRGKRADAVLKTRGIINSLCFAEIKHHNTKLLESDAYRAGCWAPSKEMAGAVAQVQATVAIAMHKLHGMQRMEDDDGNPTGEDFFNFKPRAFIVIGSLNEFMGEHGVNQDKLRSFELYRTSITGIDIMTFDELYERSKFIVESAQQ; from the coding sequence ATGGCAAACGAAGAGGAAATCCATCGCAACAAACTGACGGGTAAGACCTACATTAGCCCGCAGGTCCCAACGCTGAACGGGCCTCTTCGAATTGCATCCAAGGTAATCGATTCCGAGGGTGCCTACTACGCAAAGGTGAAGAAGGAGGTTGTCCTTCGTCGTGCTCCAACGGCAAGAACCGAGATCGTTGCTAAGTTTCTTGAGGATGACCGCAAGCTCACGGTGTTGACACTCCAGCAGTTCAACGGCAACAACGGCCAGCCCCACCGCACGAACTTCTCATTTGTTGGCAGCGAGATCCCGAGGCTTCTGGGCTTTCTCAACGACATTGCGGAGGTGGAGTTCAAGCACACAGGCGCAGTCAACATCACAGACACCGAGTTACACCGGCTGGTACTTTCCAAGGCTCAGGCCGCGACCTTGGTTCATGACAACCAGGAAGTGTTCCTTGAAGCGCTCAAGTCCGAAGTTACCAAGGATGACATCGTCGCTTTGGGCTATCGCAAGAAGCAGCTTGGCGTGTTCACTCAACTCCTGAGCGATCCAGAATTTTTTGAACTGTGCAAGAAGCAGAAATCCATCAAGGGAGATGAGCCACTTTGGCAAGCCTACTTTGAGAAGAATCCATGGGTTTTTGGCTACGGGCTGAGCTACTTTTATGTCACCGGGTTTGAAGAGCGAAAGCTTGAGCAGTTTGTTCAGGGCTACGACCTTCTCCACAGAGGCAAGCGAGCGGATGCAGTCCTGAAGACCAGAGGGATCATCAACTCCCTTTGCTTCGCGGAAATCAAGCACCACAACACCAAACTGCTTGAATCAGATGCCTATCGAGCAGGTTGCTGGGCACCGTCCAAAGAGATGGCAGGTGCGGTCGCTCAAGTCCAAGCTACCGTTGCGATAGCCATGCACAAACTTCATGGTATGCAGCGCATGGAGGACGACGATGGGAATCCCACGGGTGAAGATTTTTTCAACTTCAAGCCGCGTGCGTTCATCGTGATTGGCTCCCTCAATGAGTTCATGGGCGAGCATGGTGTGAACCAAGACAAGCTGCGTTCCTTTGAGCTTTATCGTACGAGCATCACTGGGATAGACATAATGACCTTTGATGAACTGTACGAGCGGAGCAAATTCATCGTAGAGTCCGCACAGCAATGA
- a CDS encoding TetR/AcrR family transcriptional regulator, translated as MKPKDDEKQRAIAQATFDLVAQTGLSGLTMAEIARAAGIATSTLYVYYPSKDELISQLYQDAKTVTAERIMRGVEPAMPFKAKVRRTWLNLLRHRLDQYAEVVFQEQYYNSPWFTQGNREFSTRLMAGFFALMEEGQRNEILKPVHGSLLTASLLGSVRETANLIRTGVLPDDDAVHQTAFSLCWDALKA; from the coding sequence ATGAAACCCAAAGACGACGAAAAGCAGCGCGCCATTGCACAGGCCACCTTTGATCTGGTGGCGCAAACGGGCCTGAGCGGGCTGACCATGGCCGAGATTGCCCGGGCCGCGGGCATTGCCACCAGCACGCTGTATGTCTACTACCCCTCCAAAGACGAGCTGATCAGTCAGCTGTACCAAGACGCCAAAACCGTGACGGCCGAGCGCATCATGCGCGGCGTGGAGCCCGCCATGCCCTTCAAGGCTAAAGTGCGTCGCACCTGGCTTAATCTGCTGCGCCACCGGCTCGACCAATATGCCGAGGTAGTGTTTCAAGAGCAGTACTACAACTCGCCCTGGTTCACCCAAGGCAACCGCGAGTTTTCAACCCGGCTGATGGCCGGCTTTTTTGCGCTGATGGAAGAGGGCCAGCGCAACGAGATTTTGAAACCGGTGCATGGCTCGCTGCTCACGGCCAGTTTGCTGGGCTCGGTGCGCGAAACCGCCAACCTGATACGCACCGGTGTGCTGCCAGACGACGATGCCGTGCACCAGACCGCATTCAGCCTGTGCTGGGATGCCCTCAAGGCCTGA
- a CDS encoding NADP-dependent oxidoreductase, producing the protein MKAFVLDRYAKQGALRPADIPPPDLHDDEVLVAVHAAGVNLLDAKIRSGEFKLILPYKLPLVLGHDVAGVVVKVGSRVQQFKPGDEVYARPDDFRIGAFAELIAVKESSLAAKPRGLTMEEAASIPLVGLTAWQALVEKAQLQKGQKVFIQAGSGGVGTFAIQLAKHLGATVATTTSAGNASLVKSLGADVVIDYKTQNFEDVLRDYDVVLHSQDGQALAKSLRVLKKGGRLISISGPPDPEFGKDIRAPGFVRLVMRLLSAGTRRRARKLGIGYSFLFMRAHGGQLQEITRLIEAGAIRPVIDKVFPFNATNEALAYVEAGRAKGKVVVKVV; encoded by the coding sequence ATGAAAGCCTTTGTCCTCGATCGCTATGCCAAGCAGGGTGCGCTGCGGCCTGCCGACATCCCGCCGCCCGACCTGCACGACGACGAGGTGCTGGTGGCGGTGCATGCCGCTGGCGTCAACCTGCTCGACGCGAAAATCAGAAGCGGTGAGTTCAAACTCATCCTGCCCTACAAGCTGCCCCTCGTCCTCGGGCATGACGTGGCCGGTGTGGTGGTCAAGGTCGGTTCGCGCGTTCAGCAGTTCAAGCCCGGCGACGAGGTGTACGCCCGCCCTGACGATTTCCGCATTGGCGCCTTTGCAGAACTGATTGCTGTCAAAGAGTCATCGCTGGCTGCCAAGCCCCGAGGCCTGACGATGGAAGAGGCGGCGTCCATTCCCTTGGTGGGCCTGACGGCGTGGCAGGCCCTGGTCGAAAAGGCCCAGCTCCAAAAAGGGCAGAAGGTGTTTATCCAGGCGGGGTCGGGCGGCGTGGGTACCTTTGCCATCCAGCTGGCCAAGCACCTGGGCGCCACCGTGGCCACCACCACCAGCGCGGGCAACGCGTCACTGGTCAAGAGCCTGGGCGCGGATGTGGTCATCGACTACAAGACGCAAAACTTTGAAGACGTGCTGCGCGACTACGACGTGGTCCTTCACAGCCAGGACGGCCAGGCGCTGGCCAAGTCCCTGCGGGTGCTGAAAAAGGGCGGTCGGCTCATCTCCATCTCTGGCCCGCCAGACCCTGAATTTGGCAAGGACATCCGTGCCCCCGGCTTTGTGCGACTGGTGATGCGCCTGCTCAGCGCAGGCACCCGGCGGCGCGCACGCAAGCTGGGCATTGGCTACTCGTTCCTCTTCATGCGGGCGCACGGCGGCCAGTTGCAAGAGATCACACGCCTCATCGAAGCGGGTGCCATCCGCCCGGTGATCGACAAAGTCTTTCCGTTCAACGCCACCAACGAAGCCCTGGCCTATGTAGAAGCTGGGCGCGCCAAGGGCAAGGTGGTCGTCAAGGTGGTTTGA
- a CDS encoding NTP transferase domain-containing protein, which produces MPLTPPTVLILASGRGERFKASGGTVHKLQALLAGKPVLQHTLDAVRASGLPWHVEDAGHPGMGDSIAAAVRHTAHSADAAGWLLLPGDLPLVRSATLQAMAQVLLDHRAVVAWPEFAGERGHPVAFGRDCLEGLLALSGEKGAAPVVRHWAQLGRGLAVPVQDEGVAADIDTVQALERAEALWAKTQALLAQRGAGEG; this is translated from the coding sequence ATGCCATTGACACCACCCACTGTCCTCATCCTCGCCTCTGGCCGTGGCGAACGCTTCAAGGCCTCCGGTGGCACGGTGCACAAGCTGCAGGCCTTGCTGGCAGGCAAGCCGGTGCTGCAGCACACGCTGGATGCCGTGCGCGCCAGCGGTTTGCCGTGGCATGTGGAGGATGCGGGGCACCCGGGCATGGGCGATTCGATTGCCGCAGCAGTGCGCCACACGGCCCATTCAGCGGATGCGGCGGGCTGGCTGTTGTTGCCGGGCGATTTACCGCTGGTGCGGTCTGCCACGCTGCAGGCCATGGCGCAGGTGCTGCTGGATCACCGGGCCGTGGTCGCGTGGCCCGAGTTTGCGGGCGAGCGGGGGCACCCGGTGGCGTTTGGGCGGGATTGCCTGGAGGGCTTGCTGGCTTTGTCTGGCGAGAAGGGCGCCGCGCCGGTGGTGCGGCACTGGGCTCAGTTGGGGCGAGGGCTGGCTGTGCCAGTGCAGGACGAGGGTGTGGCGGCTGACATTGACACCGTGCAGGCGCTGGAGCGGGCTGAGGCGTTGTGGGCGAAGACTCAGGCGCTGCTGGCGCAGCGGGGTGCTGGCGAGGGGTGA
- the imuA gene encoding translesion DNA synthesis-associated protein ImuA, translated as MSALSIASLRGAPAKGPVQLPGVWLGNQLCDAMACASAQATQPTGHAALDAQLPGGGWPVGALTEVLQPEPSRHAWQLLQPALAQATAARPGAVVLVAPPFEPFAPALQAAGLPPGRLCMVQPGPTQAGGRATAALWATEQALRCRDVLAVVAWLPQALPEQLRRLQLAAAHMGQLLWVLRPAHARQQASPAPLRLWVQGDASAPLAMQVQVLKRRGPPLAQPVVLPGGSARLVQVLAAAAARSQQRRGQGLPVQAATPLKVPPKMPVPGNAVAAGKGVVHALDRVAVPAAA; from the coding sequence ATGTCTGCCTTATCGATTGCGTCCCTGCGCGGTGCGCCCGCCAAAGGCCCTGTGCAACTGCCTGGGGTGTGGCTGGGTAACCAGCTGTGTGATGCCATGGCGTGCGCCTCTGCACAAGCCACCCAGCCCACCGGCCATGCGGCTCTGGATGCGCAGTTGCCCGGCGGTGGCTGGCCCGTGGGGGCGCTGACCGAAGTGCTGCAGCCCGAGCCCAGCCGCCATGCCTGGCAACTGCTGCAGCCCGCCCTGGCACAGGCCACGGCGGCGCGGCCCGGGGCGGTGGTGCTGGTGGCCCCACCGTTTGAGCCCTTCGCCCCCGCCTTGCAGGCCGCCGGGCTGCCGCCCGGGCGCTTGTGCATGGTGCAACCCGGGCCCACCCAGGCGGGCGGCAGGGCCACCGCTGCACTGTGGGCCACAGAGCAGGCCTTGCGCTGCCGCGATGTGCTGGCCGTGGTGGCCTGGCTGCCGCAGGCGCTGCCCGAGCAGTTGCGCCGCCTGCAGCTGGCTGCTGCCCACATGGGGCAACTGCTGTGGGTGCTGCGCCCGGCCCATGCGCGCCAGCAGGCATCGCCCGCACCGCTGCGCCTGTGGGTGCAGGGCGATGCGAGCGCGCCGCTGGCGATGCAGGTGCAGGTGCTCAAACGCCGGGGGCCGCCGCTGGCGCAGCCCGTGGTGTTGCCGGGCGGCTCTGCCCGGCTGGTGCAGGTGCTGGCGGCTGCGGCGGCGCGCAGCCAGCAGCGGCGGGGGCAGGGCCTGCCCGTGCAGGCAGCAACCCCGCTGAAGGTACCGCCGAAGATGCCGGTGCCGGGCAATGCGGTGGCGGCGGGGAAAGGGGTGGTGCATGCACTGGATCGCGTGGCCGTACCTGCCGCCGCCTGA
- a CDS encoding DUF4124 domain-containing protein, whose product MRTSTLMGIAICAVVISTAQAQVHRCTNAAGHSIYTDTPCAEGQTSKLVERQKSAAEIAQDRANADAATDRKYRAQAAERAQQDAPPSSPSQTSAPTPLAATPACKNAQKEMEFVSSIRTLSPDEKRMRTNAAITNVNAACGTNTPLMQEPPKVIVKTNPVITHCDSGFCYDDAGAVYKKNNADSITAGDGRVCTKSAGSAASWRCS is encoded by the coding sequence ATGAGAACAAGCACACTGATGGGAATCGCCATTTGCGCGGTCGTGATCTCTACAGCCCAAGCCCAAGTGCATCGCTGCACCAACGCAGCAGGCCACAGCATCTACACCGACACACCTTGCGCCGAAGGGCAAACCAGCAAACTGGTCGAGCGCCAAAAAAGCGCGGCAGAGATTGCCCAGGACCGCGCCAACGCAGACGCCGCGACCGATAGAAAGTACCGGGCCCAAGCGGCCGAGCGCGCCCAGCAAGACGCACCGCCCTCCTCCCCCAGCCAAACCAGCGCCCCAACGCCCCTTGCCGCGACACCGGCCTGCAAAAATGCACAGAAAGAGATGGAGTTCGTCTCCAGCATCCGAACCCTGTCGCCCGATGAAAAGCGCATGCGCACCAATGCCGCCATCACCAATGTGAACGCCGCCTGCGGCACCAACACACCGCTCATGCAAGAGCCGCCCAAGGTAATTGTGAAAACCAACCCCGTTATTACCCACTGCGACAGCGGGTTCTGCTACGACGATGCTGGGGCCGTTTACAAAAAGAACAATGCAGACTCCATCACCGCTGGAGATGGCCGCGTTTGCACCAAGTCTGCGGGCTCAGCCGCAAGCTGGCGCTGCTCCTGA
- a CDS encoding GreA/GreB family elongation factor codes for MDKFLLQQHVLARLAEDLLQAEQATRTAHETATHEENIAENKYDTLGLEAAYLAAGQARRAEAIREAMATWRQFRPRPYDPSQGIQLGALVCLVDSEGTQQKLFLGPDGGSMKLACGAQVVQVISSQAPLGRAMLGKCAGDEVVLQAAPIRQQFEVVQVD; via the coding sequence ATGGATAAATTTTTGCTTCAACAGCATGTGTTGGCACGGCTCGCCGAGGACCTGCTGCAAGCCGAGCAGGCAACGCGGACGGCTCATGAAACTGCGACTCACGAAGAAAACATCGCCGAAAACAAATACGACACATTGGGGCTCGAAGCGGCCTACTTGGCCGCTGGCCAAGCTCGGCGCGCCGAAGCCATCCGCGAGGCCATGGCCACTTGGCGCCAATTCCGCCCCCGCCCCTACGACCCCAGTCAAGGCATACAGCTCGGCGCACTGGTCTGCTTGGTCGATTCCGAGGGAACGCAGCAAAAGCTCTTTCTCGGCCCGGATGGAGGCAGCATGAAATTGGCCTGCGGCGCTCAGGTCGTACAGGTCATCAGCAGCCAAGCCCCTCTGGGCAGGGCCATGCTGGGTAAATGCGCGGGTGATGAGGTGGTGCTACAGGCCGCGCCCATCCGACAGCAGTTTGAGGTGGTACAGGTTGACTAA
- a CDS encoding superoxide dismutase family protein, with the protein MNPRFGFVLASVAMATLAGCASYSAGPSASAQLQATKGNTTAGSVRFVQSGDVVKVSGKIIGLKPGAEHGFHIHEKGDCSSGDGMSAGGHFNPGGKSHGHHGMGEHHTGDLPSLKADANGVAQFSFESRTIRVGSTDNNIVGRGLIVHRDPDDYKTQPTGNAGPRLACAVIAAQ; encoded by the coding sequence ATGAACCCTCGCTTTGGCTTTGTTTTGGCCTCGGTGGCCATGGCCACATTGGCTGGCTGCGCCAGCTATTCCGCAGGCCCCAGCGCCAGCGCCCAGTTGCAGGCCACCAAAGGCAACACCACCGCCGGCTCCGTGCGCTTTGTGCAAAGTGGCGATGTGGTGAAGGTGAGCGGCAAGATCATCGGCCTCAAACCCGGCGCCGAGCACGGCTTCCACATCCATGAAAAAGGCGACTGCAGCAGCGGCGACGGCATGAGCGCAGGCGGCCACTTCAACCCCGGCGGCAAATCGCACGGCCACCATGGCATGGGCGAACACCACACCGGCGACCTGCCCAGCCTGAAGGCCGACGCCAACGGCGTGGCCCAATTCAGCTTTGAATCACGCACCATCCGCGTGGGCAGCACCGACAACAACATCGTCGGCCGCGGCCTCATCGTGCACCGCGACCCCGACGACTACAAAACCCAGCCCACCGGCAACGCCGGGCCCCGGCTGGCCTGTGCGGTGATTGCGGCGCAATAA
- the pdxH gene encoding pyridoxamine 5'-phosphate oxidase has product MTTSIADLRKSYERAELNEDASHAAPLQQFDQWLKEAISAQVPEPNAMTLATVGGDMRPSTRIVLIKGYDERGIVWFTNYDSRKGRQIAGNPFAALQFHWVELERVVRVEGVVEKVSDAESDEYFNSRPLDSRIGAWASPQSQVISGRGVLVANAAKYGAQFMLKPPRPPHWGGYRLVPDQWEFWQGRKSRLHDRLRYRLDGTDWLRERLAP; this is encoded by the coding sequence ATGACCACATCCATCGCAGACCTTCGCAAGAGTTACGAGCGTGCCGAGCTGAACGAAGACGCCTCGCACGCAGCCCCACTGCAGCAGTTTGACCAGTGGCTCAAGGAAGCCATCAGCGCCCAAGTGCCCGAGCCCAATGCCATGACGCTGGCCACCGTGGGCGGCGACATGCGCCCCAGCACGCGCATCGTGCTCATCAAGGGCTATGACGAGCGCGGGATTGTCTGGTTTACCAACTACGACAGCCGCAAGGGTCGCCAGATTGCGGGCAACCCGTTTGCAGCGCTGCAGTTTCATTGGGTGGAGCTGGAGCGCGTGGTGCGCGTTGAAGGCGTGGTCGAGAAGGTCAGCGACGCCGAAAGCGACGAATATTTCAACAGCCGCCCGCTGGATTCGCGCATTGGCGCCTGGGCCAGCCCGCAAAGCCAGGTCATCAGCGGCCGTGGGGTGCTAGTGGCCAATGCCGCCAAGTACGGCGCGCAGTTCATGCTCAAACCGCCACGCCCGCCGCACTGGGGCGGCTACCGCTTGGTGCCCGACCAGTGGGAGTTTTGGCAAGGCCGCAAAAGCCGCCTGCACGACCGGCTGCGCTACCGCCTGGACGGCACCGACTGGCTGCGCGAGCGGCTGGCACCGTGA
- a CDS encoding SDR family oxidoreductase, translated as MKIENAVVLITGANRGIGLAFARELLARGARKVYAGVRDPATVGPQPGVQALRLDVNNPSDVAAAAALASDVTLVINNAGIAQPGGFLAADSEELARRLFETNFFGMLRVSKAFAPVLQANGGGALLNVLSVASWINGGELAAYSASKSAAWSLTNALRHELAAQKTQVLGLHMAYVDTDLTRGFDVPKTSPEQIVQRALDGLEAGADEVLADEITQHVKQLMTADRPGYLPPQA; from the coding sequence ATGAAGATTGAAAACGCTGTTGTCCTCATCACCGGTGCCAATCGCGGCATCGGCCTGGCATTTGCCCGCGAGTTGCTCGCCCGTGGTGCGCGCAAGGTCTACGCCGGTGTGCGCGACCCTGCCACCGTGGGCCCCCAGCCTGGCGTGCAGGCCCTGCGCCTGGACGTGAACAACCCCAGCGATGTCGCCGCTGCTGCCGCGTTGGCGTCAGACGTCACGCTCGTGATCAACAATGCAGGCATCGCCCAACCCGGCGGCTTTTTGGCCGCCGACAGCGAAGAGCTGGCCCGCAGGCTCTTTGAGACCAATTTCTTCGGCATGCTGCGCGTGAGCAAAGCCTTTGCCCCCGTCTTGCAGGCCAACGGCGGCGGGGCACTGCTCAATGTGCTGTCGGTGGCCTCGTGGATCAATGGGGGTGAACTGGCAGCGTACTCGGCCAGCAAATCGGCCGCTTGGTCACTCACCAACGCGCTGCGCCACGAACTGGCAGCGCAAAAGACACAGGTGCTGGGCCTGCACATGGCCTATGTCGATACCGACCTTACACGGGGCTTTGATGTGCCCAAGACGAGCCCTGAGCAGATCGTTCAGCGCGCGCTGGATGGGCTGGAGGCGGGCGCAGACGAAGTGCTGGCCGATGAGATCACCCAGCACGTCAAGCAGTTGATGACGGCAGACCGCCCTGGCTACTTGCCGCCGCAGGCCTGA
- a CDS encoding (2Fe-2S)-binding protein — protein MPTLNINGKDTAVNADDSTPILWALRDTLGMTGTKFGCGQALCGACTVHLNGAPVRSCITPISAAAGQKITTIEAVTANDKVGKAVHAAWVKHDVAQCGYCQSGQIMSATALLKGKKKPSDADIDAAMAGNVCRCGTYVRIRAAIHDAAKTLA, from the coding sequence ATGCCAACCTTGAACATCAACGGCAAAGACACCGCCGTCAACGCCGACGACTCCACCCCCATCCTCTGGGCCCTGCGCGACACGTTGGGCATGACCGGCACCAAGTTTGGCTGCGGCCAGGCGCTGTGCGGGGCCTGCACGGTGCACCTGAACGGAGCGCCCGTGCGCTCGTGCATCACGCCCATTTCGGCCGCTGCGGGCCAAAAGATCACCACCATTGAAGCCGTTACCGCCAACGACAAGGTGGGCAAGGCCGTGCACGCCGCCTGGGTCAAGCACGACGTGGCCCAGTGCGGCTACTGCCAAAGCGGCCAGATCATGAGCGCCACCGCGCTGCTCAAGGGCAAGAAGAAGCCCTCTGACGCCGACATCGACGCTGCCATGGCAGGCAACGTATGCCGCTGCGGCACCTATGTGCGCATCCGCGCCGCCATCCACGACGCAGCAAAGACGTTGGCCTAA
- a CDS encoding xanthine dehydrogenase family protein molybdopterin-binding subunit, with protein sequence MHFDAQTARAHMPKGLVALMDQAQGAINTEANAAAAEGVARRTFLKAAAASGFALGAYPLVATAQGAGAAPAGLKPFEQPSAFVRIDTDGTVTVTINRLDFGQGVQTGLPMILAEELDADWAKVRSVHGDAGPAYVDPAFGMHLTGGSNSLKNSYNQYRELGARTRAMLVSAAAAQWGVDASALRTNAGFVVGPGGKKLAYGALAEAAMQQPVPDKVTLKDPKQFRIIGKPTGRLDAKAKSSGQQDYGIDVRLPGMLTAVVAHPPVFGSQVQSVDDAAAKAIKGVRAVLRVPLDRGSEGVAVVADSYWIAKQGRDALKVEWNSTAVEKADSAQLLTSYRELARKPGAVKYNADTSALASAPHKISAEYVFPYLAHAPMEPINCTVRLDGDKAELWLGTQMPGLDAMAASKVLGVPVQNVKVHAQMAGGGFGRRAIPTSDYIVEACGVAKAARTAGISAPVRLLWSREDDIKGGYYRPMHVHRADIGFDAQGNILAWDHVIVGQSITAGSPFEAFMVKDGIDTTAVEGMKEPYEIPMKLSVHHPKVNVPVLWWRSVGSTHTAYAMETLLDEVARATKQDPVAYRLRLMGDKHPRHKAALQLAVAQSGYGKKKLAPGRAWGVAVHESFSSVVAYVVEASVKDGTPKLHSVTAGVHCNLAVNPKSVEAQVQGGALMGLSMCLPGAAITLKDGVVEQSNFGDFAIPRITDMPQVAVHIVPSAEPPTGMGEPGLPPLAPAFANAVARLTGKTPRELPFKLG encoded by the coding sequence ATGCATTTCGACGCTCAAACCGCCCGCGCCCACATGCCAAAAGGCCTGGTAGCGCTTATGGATCAAGCGCAAGGCGCTATCAATACCGAAGCAAACGCTGCTGCCGCCGAAGGCGTGGCACGCCGCACCTTCCTCAAGGCCGCAGCCGCATCCGGCTTTGCGCTGGGAGCCTACCCGTTGGTCGCTACCGCACAAGGTGCAGGCGCTGCGCCCGCCGGGCTCAAGCCATTCGAGCAGCCCTCGGCTTTTGTGCGCATTGACACCGATGGCACCGTCACCGTCACCATCAACCGCCTGGATTTTGGCCAGGGCGTGCAAACCGGCCTGCCCATGATCCTGGCCGAAGAGCTGGACGCCGACTGGGCCAAGGTGCGCAGCGTGCACGGCGACGCGGGCCCCGCGTATGTCGACCCGGCCTTTGGCATGCACCTCACGGGCGGCTCCAACTCGCTCAAAAACTCGTACAACCAGTACCGCGAGCTGGGCGCCCGCACCCGCGCCATGCTGGTGTCTGCCGCCGCCGCGCAGTGGGGTGTGGACGCATCGGCTCTGCGCACCAACGCAGGCTTTGTGGTGGGCCCCGGCGGCAAAAAGCTGGCCTACGGCGCCCTGGCCGAAGCCGCCATGCAGCAGCCCGTGCCCGACAAAGTCACCCTCAAAGACCCCAAGCAGTTCCGCATCATCGGCAAGCCCACCGGCCGGCTCGATGCCAAAGCCAAATCCAGCGGCCAGCAGGACTACGGCATTGACGTGCGCCTGCCCGGCATGCTCACGGCCGTGGTGGCGCACCCCCCCGTGTTTGGCAGCCAAGTGCAAAGCGTGGACGACGCCGCCGCCAAGGCCATCAAAGGCGTGCGCGCCGTGCTGCGCGTGCCACTGGACCGTGGCAGCGAAGGCGTGGCCGTGGTGGCCGACAGCTACTGGATCGCCAAGCAGGGACGCGATGCCCTGAAGGTGGAATGGAACAGCACCGCCGTAGAAAAGGCCGACAGCGCCCAGCTGTTGACCAGCTACCGCGAACTGGCCCGCAAGCCCGGCGCCGTCAAGTACAACGCCGACACATCGGCCCTGGCCAGCGCACCGCACAAGATCAGCGCCGAGTACGTCTTCCCGTACCTGGCCCATGCGCCCATGGAGCCCATCAACTGCACCGTGCGCCTGGACGGTGACAAAGCCGAGCTGTGGCTGGGCACCCAAATGCCCGGGCTGGACGCCATGGCCGCAAGCAAGGTGCTGGGCGTGCCCGTGCAAAACGTCAAGGTGCACGCCCAGATGGCCGGTGGCGGTTTTGGCCGCCGCGCCATTCCCACCAGCGACTACATCGTTGAAGCCTGCGGCGTGGCCAAGGCCGCCCGCACCGCCGGCATCAGCGCCCCCGTTCGCCTGCTGTGGAGCCGCGAGGACGACATCAAAGGCGGCTACTACCGCCCCATGCACGTGCACCGCGCAGACATTGGCTTTGACGCGCAAGGCAACATCCTGGCGTGGGACCACGTCATCGTCGGCCAGTCCATCACGGCTGGCTCGCCGTTTGAGGCCTTCATGGTCAAAGACGGCATCGACACCACGGCGGTTGAGGGTATGAAAGAGCCCTACGAAATCCCCATGAAGCTGTCGGTGCACCACCCCAAGGTGAACGTGCCCGTGCTGTGGTGGCGCAGCGTGGGCTCCACCCACACCGCCTACGCCATGGAAACCCTGCTGGACGAAGTGGCCCGCGCCACCAAGCAAGACCCGGTGGCCTACCGCCTGCGCCTGATGGGCGACAAACACCCCCGCCACAAGGCCGCCCTGCAACTGGCCGTGGCGCAATCGGGCTACGGCAAAAAGAAGCTGGCCCCCGGCCGCGCCTGGGGCGTGGCGGTGCACGAATCGTTCAGCTCGGTGGTTGCCTACGTGGTCGAAGCATCGGTGAAAGACGGCACCCCCAAGCTGCACAGCGTGACTGCGGGCGTGCACTGCAACCTGGCCGTCAACCCCAAGAGCGTGGAAGCCCAAGTGCAGGGCGGGGCGCTGATGGGCCTGTCCATGTGCCTGCCCGGCGCAGCCATCACCTTGAAGGACGGCGTGGTGGAGCAAAGCAACTTCGGCGACTTCGCCATACCCCGCATCACCGACATGCCCCAGGTGGCCGTACACATCGTGCCGAGCGCCGAGCCGCCTACCGGGATGGGTGAACCTGGATTGCCGCCACTGGCGCCTGCGTTTGCGAATGCGGTGGCGCGGTTGACAGGGAAGACGCCGAGGGAGTTGCCGTTTAAGTTGGGTTGA